AGCTGGGCGAGGTCTGGGAGGCGATCACCAGCCCTCCGGTGCTGCGCGCGACCTGGTACGTGGCGGCCCCGTCGGCGATGTTCGGCCTGATCGCCGTGCTGGTCCCGCTGCGGATCGACGAGCTTGGCGGCGGCGCCGGCCTGGTGGCGGGCGGCTTCATGCTTGGAGCCGGGCTCGAGGCGATCATGGCTCCCCTGGTGGGTCGTCTCTCCGACCGTGTTGGCAGGCTTCGGCCGTACACGGTGGGGATGCTGATCTCAGCCGCCGCGATCGCCGTCGTCCCCGCCCCCGAGACGCTCGGCCTGATGCTGGCCGTCCTCATCGTCACCTCGTTGGGAGCGGGCATCTGCTTCGTGCCGGCGTTGGCGATGCTGAGCGACTCGGCCGAAGCCACCGATTTGCACCAGGGGCTCGCCGCCGGGCTGATCAACATCGCGTGGGCGTCCGGGCAGGTCTTCGGCGGTGTGGCTGGGGGTGTAGCGGCCGCTGGAGCCGGTGACGCCCTGCCGTGCCTGCTCGCAGCGGCACTCCTGCTGGCGACGATTGCCGCGGCTCGTCTGGCTACGGCTCCTGCAGCACCGACAGGATATTCCCGGCCGGGTCCTTGAACCAGGCGATGGCCGGCCCCGGGCCGCGTGCGATGCCCTTCTCGTCCTGATCGAAGCTGTCGTAGCGCTCGAACTGGACCCCGCGCGAGGCCAGCTCGTCGACCGCCTGGTCGATGTCGTCCACGGGAAAGTTCAGGATCGTGTAGGTGGCTGGAGTGAAGTCAGGCTTCACATAGACGAGCGTCGTCCGGTCGCCGGCGAGGTCCAGCGACATGAGGCCGTTTTCCTGGGACATCACCGACGTCTTGATCCCGAGCGTCTCGCCGTAGAACTGCCGGGCCTTTCCGAGATCATCGACGGCGAAGCCGCTGTATGCCCTGGTGTTGGCGAACATGGCTACTCCTCGCCGCGTCAGTCCACTCGGTCCGGCATGCCGAAGCGCTCGAAGAAGTCCACGAACCGCCCGGCGACGATCGGCTCCTCCGGCCAGCGCCGGTACGCATCGAGGTCGCGGGATTCCGTCGCCCTGCAGATGAACGCCGTGACGTCGCTGATCGACCGATCGCGCACGGTGAGCACGTTGAGCGCGAACGGGAGGTGGGTCCCCGCCGCCTCATCCCAGCAGTAGAAAGCCAGCGCCGGCTGACCGTTGGCGGGGACGTAGATGTGGCGCCACCGCCAGGCGCCCGAGAGAGGTCCGACATGCATGAACTCGGTGAGCTGCTCGTGACCCTTGTGCCAGCTCGGAGCGGGCGGCATCGAGAAGCACGCGTCCTCGGACAGCATCGCGACCACCGCGTCGATGTCACCGCGGTCCCACGCATCCAGATATCCCTGTACCACCTCGCGCACCCCGTCGTCGCCGAGGGAGCGCAGCGTCGCCTGCTGACTCTGCTCGGGCGTGCGCTCGTCGACCGCCTTGCGAGCTCGTTGGAGGGCGCTGTTCACGGATGCGGTGGTCGCATCTAGCATCTCCGCGACCTCCTTGGCTGAGAAGCCGAGTACCTCACGCAGGATCAAGACCGCGCGCTGCGTCGCCGGCAGATGCTGGAGCGCTGCGATGAAGGCGAGCTCCACCGCCTCTCGCTGCTCATAGCGCGCCTCGGGTGCCGCATACCCGTCCTCTAGTCCGAGCGTCTCGTCCGGGTAGGGCTCGACCCAAACCGATTCGGCGAGGGGCAGGTGGGGGCCGTCGTGGGGATCGATTGGCGGCCCGTAATCGACCGGCAGCATACGCTTGGGCCGCTTCTCGATGGCGTCGAGCGAGGTGTTGGTCGCGATCCGGTAGAGCCAGGATCGAAGCGAGCTTCGGCCCTCGAACTTCGGCAAGGCGCGCCAGGCTCGCAGCAGCGCCTCCTGGAGCGCGTCCTCTGCATCGTGAACGGAGCCGAGCATGCGGTAGCAGTGGGCGTGGAGCTCGCCGCGATGCGGCTCGACGAGGCGCTGGTATGCACCCTCGTCGCCACCCCGCGCCGCCTCGATCAGCTCAGCCTCCTGGGCGGTCGGGTTAGCGGGGCCGGCGCTCATCTCCAAGGAGGTTAGAGGGGCACCACGGGCCGGGGTCATCGGCCACCGATGAATCCGCGTCCCCGGGACGGTCAGAGTGTGCAGGGGCAGTATGGGAGCGCCTTCAAACGCCGTCGTCCATCTGGAGCTGCACACCGGCGATCTAGCCGAGGCCCGGGCGCTCTACGCACAGCTCTGCGGTTGGCGGGCGGAGCGAATCGAAACCGGCTGTGGCGCGTACAACGCGCTCGAACTGGGCGGGGGGCTTGGCGGGGGCATCGTCGAGTGCCAGACCAGCCGCCCGCTTTGGCTACCCTACGTGCAGGTCGCCGAGATCGCCGCGGCCACGGATCGGGCGCGCCGGCTCGGCGCCTTGGTTCTGTTGGAGCCCCGCGAGGGCCCGGCGGGCTGGCGCAGCGTCGTCACCACCCCGGCCGGTGCGGAGATCGCCTTCTGGCAACCCAAGCAGCATCGCTGAGGGTCGGGCGGTGCCGCCGATGAGTCCCGGTACCTCAGCCGGTCTCTCGTAGAGAGCCAACAACAGAGGAGGCAAGCACACGATGACCGAGGCTCGGTCGCAAACCGATACGGACCGCTGGGTCGCCCTCTACGTGCTCTGCGTGGGGATGCTCATGATCGTGCTCGACGCGACGATCGTGAACGTCGCGCTGCCCACGATCAAGGACGACCTCGGCTTCTCGCAGTCGAACCTCGCCTGGATCGTGAACGCCTACCTGATCGCGTTCGGCGGTCTGCTCCTGCTCGCGGGGAGGATCGGCGATCTGGTCGGCCAGCGTCGCGTATTCCTGATTGGCCTCGCCGTCTTCTCCACGGCCTCCCTGGTTTGTGCCACGGCGCAGAGCCAGGGAATGCTGATCGGAGCACGGTTCATCCAGGGCGCAGGTGGCGCGGTCGCCTCGGCGGTGATCCTCGGGATGATCGTGACGATGTTCCCGGAGCCTCGCGAGCAGGCAAAGGCGATCGGCGTCTACAGCTTCGTCGCCTCGGCAGGGGCCTCGATCGGGCTGCTCGCGGGCGGCATCCTCACCGAGGCGATCAACTGGCACTGGATCTTCTTCATCAACGTCCCGATCGGCATCGCGACCGGGCTCCTGGCGGTGAAACTGGTCGAAGACCGCCCGGGAATCGGGCTCAAGGCGGGTGCCGACGTCCCCGGCGCCGCCCTCCTCACCGGCGGGCTGATGCTCGGCGTGTACACGCTGCTGGAAGCGGGAGAGCAGGGGTGGGGGTCGACCCAGACGCTCGGGCTCGGCGGGGCGTCGATCGCGCTGGTCGCCGCATTCATCGTGCGCCAGGCGCG
The nucleotide sequence above comes from Solirubrobacterales bacterium. Encoded proteins:
- a CDS encoding MFS transporter; this encodes MRRLLLLGSTVVFLDVVFYEAIIPLLPEYVDDLGLSKAAAGLLSAAYAAGTLVAALPAGLMAARVGPRRTLISGLALLGVASLVFGFGNQVVLLDAARFVQGVGGALAWAGALTWLILATPEKRRGSVIGDVLGVAIAGALLGPAVGALAGEVGTEPVFSSVLVLTAALSVAALRIPEPERGPQQQLGEVWEAITSPPVLRATWYVAAPSAMFGLIAVLVPLRIDELGGGAGLVAGGFMLGAGLEAIMAPLVGRLSDRVGRLRPYTVGMLISAAAIAVVPAPETLGLMLAVLIVTSLGAGICFVPALAMLSDSAEATDLHQGLAAGLINIAWASGQVFGGVAGGVAAAGAGDALPCLLAAALLLATIAAARLATAPAAPTGYSRPGP
- a CDS encoding sigma-70 family RNA polymerase sigma factor; the protein is MSAGPANPTAQEAELIEAARGGDEGAYQRLVEPHRGELHAHCYRMLGSVHDAEDALQEALLRAWRALPKFEGRSSLRSWLYRIATNTSLDAIEKRPKRMLPVDYGPPIDPHDGPHLPLAESVWVEPYPDETLGLEDGYAAPEARYEQREAVELAFIAALQHLPATQRAVLILREVLGFSAKEVAEMLDATTASVNSALQRARKAVDERTPEQSQQATLRSLGDDGVREVVQGYLDAWDRGDIDAVVAMLSEDACFSMPPAPSWHKGHEQLTEFMHVGPLSGAWRWRHIYVPANGQPALAFYCWDEAAGTHLPFALNVLTVRDRSISDVTAFICRATESRDLDAYRRWPEEPIVAGRFVDFFERFGMPDRVD
- a CDS encoding DHA2 family efflux MFS transporter permease subunit, producing the protein MTEARSQTDTDRWVALYVLCVGMLMIVLDATIVNVALPTIKDDLGFSQSNLAWIVNAYLIAFGGLLLLAGRIGDLVGQRRVFLIGLAVFSTASLVCATAQSQGMLIGARFIQGAGGAVASAVILGMIVTMFPEPREQAKAIGVYSFVASAGASIGLLAGGILTEAINWHWIFFINVPIGIATGLLAVKLVEDRPGIGLKAGADVPGAALLTGGLMLGVYTLLEAGEQGWGSTQTLGLGGASIALVAAFIVRQARVANPLMPLRLFRSRNVTGANLAMALLVVGFFGMFFLGALYLQGILGYSPLEVGLAFLPACLVMGTLSLGYAERLIMGIGPRAALIAGLVFSGAGLLVFARSPVDGNYVVDLLPVMLLLGAGAGTCFPALMTLAMSGATRSDSGLASGLVNTTVQVGGAIGLAVLATLASERTDALRADGESAAAALNAGYHLAYLIGAAAVAVAIVVAVFVVRPQARGAAADAGAEAQPTGTEPIYSEAV
- a CDS encoding VOC family protein, coding for MFANTRAYSGFAVDDLGKARQFYGETLGIKTSVMSQENGLMSLDLAGDRTTLVYVKPDFTPATYTILNFPVDDIDQAVDELASRGVQFERYDSFDQDEKGIARGPGPAIAWFKDPAGNILSVLQEP